Proteins encoded in a region of the Prochlorococcus marinus CUG1416 genome:
- a CDS encoding ABC transporter ATP-binding protein, whose protein sequence is MKKSKHAVETKSLSISWGHVNVLNKLNFELNEGEKLAIVGPSGSGKSTILKILAGLILPTKGELRIFGKKQTYLRLDQNNPPDVRLVFQNPALLGSLTIEENVGFLLKRNKNLSKKLIHEIVCECLAEVGLFNVGNKLPNELSGGMQKRVSFARALITDQTLNANTKPLLLFDEPTAGLDPIASSRIEDLINKTNDKANGSSIVVSHVLSTIERTSDKVLMLYGGKFRWAGSIDEFKESNDPYVFQFRYGKLDGPMQPKDI, encoded by the coding sequence TTGAAAAAATCAAAGCATGCAGTTGAAACAAAAAGCCTCTCAATAAGCTGGGGGCACGTTAATGTGCTTAATAAACTCAATTTCGAACTTAATGAAGGAGAGAAATTAGCTATAGTTGGCCCCTCAGGTTCAGGCAAATCAACTATTTTAAAAATATTAGCAGGCCTAATTTTGCCTACCAAAGGAGAATTAAGAATATTTGGTAAAAAACAAACATATTTGAGACTAGACCAAAATAATCCTCCTGATGTAAGACTAGTTTTTCAGAACCCAGCATTATTAGGATCTTTAACTATTGAAGAAAATGTAGGTTTTCTCCTTAAGAGGAATAAAAACCTATCTAAAAAGTTAATCCATGAAATCGTATGTGAATGTTTAGCTGAAGTCGGATTATTTAATGTCGGGAATAAACTTCCAAATGAATTAAGCGGAGGCATGCAAAAAAGAGTTAGTTTTGCTAGAGCTTTAATTACAGATCAAACTCTTAATGCAAATACTAAACCTTTATTACTTTTTGATGAACCGACTGCAGGTCTTGATCCAATTGCCTCATCAAGAATTGAAGATTTAATTAATAAGACAAATGATAAAGCCAACGGATCATCTATTGTAGTTAGCCATGTTCTGAGTACTATAGAAAGGACTTCAGATAAAGTTTTAATGCTTTATGGAGGCAAATTTAGATGGGCAGGTTCTATTGATGAATTCAAAGAAAGTAATGATCCCTATGTGTTTCAATTTAGGTATGGGAAACTTGATGGTCCAATGCAACCCAAAGACATTTAG
- a CDS encoding photosynthesis system II assembly factor Ycf48, translating into MKKTITSIPNLLLAVILCFVLSSCSSTGLKVNDSSPWKTIQFEDQANALDVDFIDNNNGFLVGSNRLIMESNDGGETWEKRNLDLPSDDNFRLLDIDFKGEEGWLIGQPSLVMHTLDSGKNWTSLSLGNKLPGQPFLVTTVDNGVAELATTAGALYQTLDGGESWNAKVVDASGSGGVRDLRRTNNGDYVSVSSLGNFFSTLKSNSDTWVAHQRASSKRVQSIGFNPSGNLWMLSRGAEIRFSADSEDLESWTKPIIPILNGYNYLDLGWDPNGDIWAGGGNGTLIVSKDKGETWNSDPVASSLPTNYIKIIFLDKEQINTQKGFVLGERGYILKWKG; encoded by the coding sequence ATGAAAAAAACTATTACCAGCATTCCTAATCTTCTTTTAGCCGTAATTCTTTGTTTTGTTTTGAGCAGTTGTTCATCTACAGGATTGAAAGTGAATGATAGCAGCCCTTGGAAAACAATTCAGTTTGAAGATCAGGCAAATGCTCTAGATGTTGACTTTATAGATAATAATAATGGATTCTTAGTGGGTTCCAATAGACTCATTATGGAATCAAATGATGGAGGAGAAACTTGGGAAAAAAGAAATTTAGATTTACCAAGTGATGATAACTTTCGTCTGCTAGATATTGATTTTAAAGGTGAAGAGGGATGGTTAATAGGCCAGCCTTCATTGGTTATGCATACGCTTGATTCGGGAAAAAATTGGACTAGTCTATCACTAGGCAACAAATTACCAGGTCAACCTTTTCTTGTAACAACTGTAGATAATGGGGTTGCGGAATTGGCTACAACTGCAGGTGCCTTATATCAAACTTTAGATGGTGGTGAGTCATGGAATGCCAAAGTAGTAGATGCTTCGGGATCAGGAGGGGTTAGAGATTTAAGGAGAACTAATAATGGAGATTATGTAAGTGTAAGTAGCTTAGGAAATTTCTTTTCAACCCTTAAGAGTAATAGTGATACTTGGGTTGCACATCAAAGAGCTAGTAGTAAAAGAGTTCAAAGTATTGGATTTAATCCTTCTGGGAATTTATGGATGTTATCTAGAGGTGCTGAAATTAGGTTTAGTGCTGATAGCGAAGATCTTGAAAGTTGGACTAAGCCTATAATTCCAATCTTGAATGGATACAATTATCTTGATCTTGGATGGGATCCTAATGGAGATATTTGGGCTGGAGGCGGTAATGGAACTCTCATAGTTAGTAAAGATAAAGGTGAAACTTGGAACTCTGATCCTGTAGCTTCTTCATTACCAACTAACTATATTAAAATTATTTTTCTTGATAAAGAACAAATTAATACTCAAAAAGGGTTTGTTCTAGGAGAGCGTGGCTACATTCTTAAGTGGAAAGGTTGA
- a CDS encoding NAD(P)H-quinone oxidoreductase subunit 3 produces the protein MFLLTGYEYFLGFLLIAAAVPILALVTNLIVAPKGRTGERKLTYESGMEPIGGAWIQFNIRYYMFALVFVIFDVETVFLYPWAVAFNRLGLLAFIEALIFIAILVIALAYAWRKGALEWS, from the coding sequence ATGTTTTTATTAACTGGCTATGAATATTTTTTAGGCTTTCTCTTGATTGCTGCTGCCGTTCCAATATTAGCTCTAGTTACAAACCTCATAGTTGCGCCCAAAGGCAGAACTGGCGAAAGAAAACTAACATATGAATCTGGAATGGAGCCTATTGGAGGAGCATGGATTCAATTTAATATTCGTTATTACATGTTCGCCTTAGTTTTCGTTATATTTGATGTAGAGACAGTATTCCTTTATCCTTGGGCTGTTGCCTTTAATAGATTAGGCTTATTAGCATTTATTGAGGCATTAATTTTCATTGCAATACTAGTTATCGCTCTGGCTTACGCATGGAGAAAAGGAGCTTTAGAATGGAGTTAA
- the folK gene encoding 2-amino-4-hydroxy-6-hydroxymethyldihydropteridine diphosphokinase, protein MELSNLNIKNGLCISLGANIDSKFGSPLDSLLVCKPKVEEIIKEWVDQSNTKKEENRKSKPNFIWSSIYETSPHGVENEQPNYLNTLVLVKSNYFPKPSNKKAKLLLKELKKLERFFGREEMPKGKKWLSRCLDLDILWWEDFHTVDEELTLPHPRFMNRNFVITPLSEILSRSQKITKFDDPKWSIK, encoded by the coding sequence GTGGAATTATCAAATCTTAATATCAAAAATGGACTATGTATATCCCTCGGAGCAAATATTGATAGTAAATTCGGAAGTCCTTTAGATTCATTATTAGTTTGCAAACCAAAAGTCGAAGAAATCATAAAAGAGTGGGTAGATCAGTCCAATACTAAAAAAGAAGAAAACAGAAAATCCAAACCAAACTTTATATGGTCTTCAATATATGAGACATCACCTCATGGAGTTGAAAATGAACAGCCAAATTATCTAAATACATTAGTTCTTGTAAAAAGTAATTATTTTCCTAAACCATCAAATAAAAAGGCGAAATTACTGTTAAAAGAGCTAAAAAAGTTAGAGAGATTTTTCGGAAGAGAAGAGATGCCAAAGGGTAAGAAATGGCTATCAAGATGTCTCGATTTAGATATTCTTTGGTGGGAAGATTTTCATACGGTTGACGAGGAATTAACATTACCTCACCCTAGATTCATGAATCGGAATTTCGTTATTACACCACTATCTGAAATCTTAAGTAGAAGCCAAAAAATCACAAAGTTTGATGACCCAAAATGGTCTATTAAATGA
- the psbE gene encoding cytochrome b559 subunit alpha has translation MAAGSTGERPFFEIITSIRYWIIHAVTLPAIFIAGFLFVYTGLAYDAFGTPRPDSYFQASESKAPVVTQRYDAKSQLDLRTK, from the coding sequence ATGGCCGCAGGATCAACGGGTGAACGCCCATTTTTTGAAATAATTACCAGTATTAGATACTGGATTATTCATGCAGTAACACTTCCAGCAATCTTTATAGCAGGTTTCCTTTTTGTATATACAGGACTAGCTTATGATGCTTTTGGCACTCCTCGTCCAGATAGCTACTTTCAAGCATCTGAATCGAAAGCCCCTGTAGTTACTCAAAGGTATGACGCTAAGTCTCAATTAGATTTAAGAACAAAATAA
- a CDS encoding NADH dehydrogenase subunit K, with product MNPQLSPKAIREIREGTCNPLGAPQVTTDLSENIILTSLDDLHNWARLSSLWPLLYGTACCFIEFAALIGSRFDFDRFGLVPRSSPRQADLIIVAGTVTMKMAPALVRLYEQMPEPKYVIAMGACTITGGMFSADSTTAVRGVDKLIPVDLYLPGCPPRPEAIFDAVIKLRKKVGNESILERTKTEQTHRYITTDHEMNLVFSDNTGEYLNKTSMNVIPTSNKEKITELPEINKKVEIVNSDKD from the coding sequence TTGAACCCACAATTATCACCAAAAGCAATAAGAGAGATCAGAGAAGGGACTTGCAATCCCCTTGGGGCACCACAGGTTACCACAGATTTAAGCGAAAACATTATACTCACAAGCTTAGATGATCTTCATAATTGGGCTAGATTAAGCAGTCTATGGCCTCTTCTATACGGCACAGCTTGTTGTTTTATTGAATTTGCTGCCCTAATTGGATCTAGATTTGATTTTGATAGATTTGGATTAGTTCCAAGAAGCTCACCAAGGCAAGCAGATTTAATAATAGTTGCAGGGACAGTAACAATGAAGATGGCACCTGCCCTAGTAAGACTTTATGAGCAGATGCCTGAGCCAAAATATGTGATTGCTATGGGCGCTTGTACCATTACAGGAGGAATGTTTAGCGCAGATTCTACTACTGCCGTCAGAGGGGTTGATAAATTGATACCTGTTGATTTATATCTTCCAGGATGTCCTCCAAGGCCAGAAGCAATTTTTGATGCCGTAATAAAATTAAGAAAAAAAGTAGGTAATGAATCAATTTTAGAGAGGACAAAAACAGAGCAAACACACAGATACATAACAACTGATCACGAAATGAACCTTGTTTTCTCTGATAATACTGGTGAATATTTAAACAAAACTTCAATGAATGTTATTCCTACCTCCAACAAAGAAAAAATAACTGAATTACCTGAGATCAACAAAAAAGTTGAAATTGTCAACAGTGATAAAGATTAA
- the bchD gene encoding magnesium chelatase ATPase subunit D, translating into MILNSELKGKEDIKDLMKSKDSFRAFPLAAITGHSLLKLSLLLAAVDPSLGGVIIAGGRGTGKSVLARGLHTLLPPIEVLDTESVLEKLTQSNISLRPIGRNLDPNRPEEWDINTNKLLRETIGSNYLNRIEEIPKKVREAPFVQVPIGITEDRLVGSIDVAASLNTGEQVFQPGILAEAHRGVLYVDDINLLDDGIVNLILEAIGREQNNIERDGLSLSHPCNSLLIATYNPEEGALRDHVLDRFAIVLSADQSIDNAQRVEITKSVLSHAENNITFSEKWSEESDNLSTQLILARQWLKDVKITKEQITYLVNEALRGGVEGHRSELFAVKVAKANAALRGDENVNSEDLKVAVRLVILPRAMQMPPQDDDIQPPPPEDQSPPPPPQSDNDDSESEANENDDNQDQDQEQAEDNSDGEEESTPEIPEEFILDPEACMVDPDLLLFSSAKAKAGNSGSRSVIFSDSRGRYVKPIIPRGKVKRIAVDATLRAAAPYQKSRRLRNPNKSIVIEENDFRAKLLQKKAGALVIFLVDASGSMALNRMQSAKGAVIRLLTEAYENRDEVALIPFRGNQAEVLLPPTRSITAAKRRLETMPCGGGSPLAHGLTQSAKVAKNALSTGDIGQVIVVGITDGRGNVPLGLSLGQNEVAEKDNDNSNLKQEVLDIAAKYPMLGIKLLVIDTERKFIASGFGKELAEAAKGKYVQLPKATDKAIAAMALNAINEF; encoded by the coding sequence GTGATTTTGAATTCAGAGTTAAAAGGAAAAGAAGATATAAAAGATTTAATGAAATCAAAGGATTCTTTTAGAGCTTTTCCTTTGGCTGCAATTACAGGTCATAGCTTATTGAAATTATCTTTACTCCTTGCGGCAGTAGACCCAAGTTTGGGGGGAGTTATTATTGCTGGTGGTAGAGGTACTGGTAAGTCTGTATTGGCAAGAGGTTTACATACTTTGCTACCTCCTATTGAAGTGTTAGATACTGAATCAGTATTGGAAAAGTTGACCCAAAGTAATATTTCATTGAGACCTATTGGTAGGAACCTAGATCCAAATAGACCAGAGGAATGGGATATTAATACTAATAAATTATTACGGGAGACAATTGGCAGTAATTACCTGAACCGAATTGAAGAAATACCGAAAAAAGTAAGAGAGGCACCATTTGTCCAAGTACCAATTGGCATAACTGAAGACAGACTTGTTGGATCAATTGATGTCGCTGCCTCATTAAATACTGGAGAACAAGTTTTTCAGCCTGGAATTTTAGCGGAGGCTCATAGAGGAGTTCTTTATGTAGATGATATAAATTTATTGGATGATGGAATTGTAAATTTAATTCTTGAAGCTATAGGAAGAGAGCAAAATAATATTGAAAGAGATGGTTTAAGTCTCTCACATCCTTGCAATTCACTCTTAATAGCAACTTATAACCCTGAAGAAGGTGCTTTAAGAGATCATGTTCTAGATCGTTTTGCGATTGTGCTTTCTGCAGATCAATCTATTGATAATGCTCAAAGAGTTGAAATTACAAAATCTGTTTTATCACATGCGGAAAATAATATTACATTTTCAGAAAAATGGTCAGAAGAATCTGATAATTTGTCCACTCAATTAATTTTGGCAAGGCAATGGTTAAAGGATGTGAAGATAACAAAAGAGCAAATAACTTATTTAGTGAATGAAGCTCTTAGAGGGGGAGTAGAAGGCCATAGATCAGAATTATTCGCAGTAAAGGTAGCTAAGGCGAATGCAGCTCTTCGAGGCGATGAAAATGTAAATTCTGAGGACCTAAAAGTCGCAGTAAGATTAGTTATCCTTCCACGAGCAATGCAAATGCCACCTCAAGATGATGATATTCAGCCACCTCCTCCAGAGGATCAGAGCCCGCCACCCCCACCTCAATCAGACAATGATGACTCTGAATCTGAGGCTAATGAGAATGATGATAATCAAGATCAAGATCAAGAACAAGCAGAAGATAATTCTGATGGAGAAGAAGAATCTACTCCCGAAATACCTGAAGAATTTATATTGGATCCTGAGGCCTGTATGGTTGATCCTGATTTATTACTTTTTTCATCAGCTAAAGCAAAAGCAGGAAATAGTGGAAGTAGATCAGTGATATTTAGTGACAGTAGAGGAAGATATGTGAAACCTATTATTCCAAGAGGTAAAGTAAAAAGAATTGCGGTAGATGCAACTCTTCGAGCTGCGGCTCCTTATCAAAAATCAAGAAGATTAAGAAACCCTAATAAATCAATAGTTATTGAAGAAAATGATTTTAGGGCAAAGCTTCTTCAAAAAAAGGCGGGAGCCTTAGTTATTTTTCTGGTTGATGCTAGTGGCTCTATGGCTCTAAATAGAATGCAAAGTGCTAAAGGTGCAGTAATAAGACTTTTAACAGAGGCCTATGAGAATAGAGATGAAGTAGCTCTTATTCCCTTTAGAGGTAATCAGGCAGAAGTTCTTTTACCTCCAACAAGATCAATAACCGCAGCAAAAAGAAGGCTAGAAACAATGCCCTGCGGAGGTGGATCTCCTTTAGCTCATGGACTAACACAATCAGCGAAAGTAGCAAAAAATGCTCTTTCAACAGGAGATATAGGACAAGTTATTGTTGTGGGGATTACTGATGGAAGAGGAAATGTACCATTAGGATTATCTCTAGGACAAAATGAGGTTGCAGAAAAAGATAATGATAATTCAAATTTAAAGCAAGAGGTTCTTGATATAGCTGCGAAATATCCTATGCTTGGGATAAAACTCTTAGTAATTGATACTGAGAGAAAATTTATTGCAAGCGGCTTTGGTAAAGAATTAGCAGAGGCAGCTAAAGGAAAATATGTCCAACTGCCAAAAGCCACAGATAAAGCAATCGCGGCTATGGCTTTAAATGCTATCAATGAATTCTAA
- a CDS encoding photosystem II reaction center protein L has protein sequence MQVNENPNKVPVELNRTSLYLGLLSVFVLGILFSSYFFN, from the coding sequence ATGCAAGTAAACGAAAATCCGAACAAAGTTCCTGTAGAACTTAATCGCACAAGCCTTTACCTAGGTTTATTATCAGTATTTGTTTTGGGAATTTTATTCTCCAGTTATTTCTTCAACTAA
- a CDS encoding NAD(P)H-quinone oxidoreductase subunit J, giving the protein MGKDSIDKSSDTSIEKEGFISQNLSKDGIPNQSLNNDHIGIENISVEPSNLYEAVLALRNYGFNYLQCQGGYDEGPGKNLVSFYHFITVDDLQNIEKINEVRLKVFLKRDSDLSIPSLYKIFKGSDWQERETYDMYGINFIDHPNPKRLLMPEDWRGWPLRKDYIQPDFYELQDAY; this is encoded by the coding sequence ATGGGAAAAGACAGTATAGACAAATCCTCAGATACTTCAATAGAAAAAGAAGGATTCATAAGTCAAAATTTATCCAAAGATGGAATTCCGAATCAATCATTAAATAATGATCACATAGGAATAGAAAATATTTCTGTGGAACCCAGCAATTTATATGAAGCAGTATTGGCTTTAAGAAATTACGGTTTCAACTATCTTCAATGTCAAGGTGGCTATGATGAGGGACCAGGTAAAAATCTTGTTAGTTTCTATCATTTTATAACTGTAGATGACTTACAAAACATAGAAAAAATTAACGAAGTCAGATTAAAAGTTTTCTTAAAAAGAGATTCTGATTTATCAATACCTAGTTTATATAAAATATTCAAAGGAAGTGATTGGCAAGAAAGAGAAACATATGACATGTATGGAATAAATTTTATTGATCATCCAAATCCTAAAAGACTCTTAATGCCTGAAGACTGGAGAGGATGGCCATTGCGAAAGGACTATATTCAACCAGACTTCTATGAACTTCAAGATGCTTATTAG
- the psbF gene encoding cytochrome b559 subunit beta has protein sequence MTNSQAPMQAAEVRVYPIFTVRWLAVHALAIPSVFFLGAIAAMQFIRR, from the coding sequence ATGACTAACTCACAAGCTCCAATGCAGGCTGCAGAAGTCCGCGTTTATCCAATATTTACTGTTCGTTGGCTTGCAGTTCACGCTCTTGCAATACCTTCAGTATTTTTCTTAGGTGCTATTGCAGCTATGCAATTTATCAGACGTTAA
- a CDS encoding rubredoxin encodes MSENIQPASEENKIVENFEKEKLSENSSGVNFELPPINLDQNRFECRSCGYIYDPSEGNKKLDIPKNTPFSELDGNTFACPVCRAGKNFYKDIGPKSKPSGFEENLTYGFGFNSLPPGQKNILIFGGLAFAAACFLSLYSLH; translated from the coding sequence GTGAGTGAAAACATTCAACCAGCCTCTGAGGAAAACAAAATAGTTGAAAATTTTGAGAAAGAAAAACTTTCTGAAAATTCTTCAGGAGTAAATTTTGAACTACCTCCTATTAATTTAGACCAAAATAGATTCGAATGTAGAAGTTGTGGATACATTTATGACCCGTCTGAAGGAAATAAAAAATTAGACATACCTAAAAATACACCTTTTTCAGAGCTGGATGGTAATACATTCGCATGCCCTGTTTGCAGGGCTGGTAAGAACTTTTATAAAGATATAGGTCCAAAATCTAAACCTAGCGGTTTTGAGGAAAATTTAACTTATGGTTTTGGTTTCAATAGCTTACCTCCTGGCCAGAAAAATATATTAATTTTTGGAGGTTTGGCATTTGCAGCTGCATGTTTCCTTTCTTTATACTCTTTGCATTAA
- a CDS encoding gluconeogenesis factor YvcK family protein, with protein MNKRKKRVRRYYKYFTKSNFVLLNKILRILSWLLPGLVIKRWMITSAVGFLTSLLGLAIWTNLRPLYWLIEVFFWIMTSLTSILPVSLLGPLIFVIGLLLIGIGQNRSINSIQKALVPEKSTFLVDALRVKSKLNRGPNIVAIGGGTGLSTLLKGLKNYSSNITAIVTVSDDGGSSGILRKQLGVQPPGDIRNCLAALSNEEPILTRLFQYRFSEGSGLEGHSFGNLFLSALTTITGSLEKAVQASSRVLAVQGQVLPATSIDVMLWAELEDGEKIFGETKISKSKKLISRIGYLPENPSALPSALESIKDADLIVLGPGSLYTSLLPNLLVPEIVNALLQSNAPKIYICNLMTQPGETDGLDVYQHIKSIEKQLSNFGVNTRIFNAILSQIQFEKSPLVDYYESRGAEPVQCNKEKLLSEGYYVLQAPLYSKKITPTLRHDPRRLARAVMFIYRKLKKLN; from the coding sequence ATGAATAAGCGTAAAAAAAGAGTAAGAAGATATTATAAATATTTTACAAAGTCTAATTTTGTCTTATTAAATAAAATTCTAAGAATTTTGAGTTGGCTTTTGCCAGGACTGGTAATAAAAAGATGGATGATTACATCTGCAGTTGGATTCTTGACTTCATTATTAGGCTTAGCAATTTGGACTAATTTAAGACCACTCTATTGGCTTATTGAAGTGTTTTTTTGGATAATGACTAGTTTAACTAGTATATTGCCTGTTTCATTATTGGGACCATTGATTTTTGTTATTGGACTTTTATTAATTGGGATCGGACAAAATAGAAGTATTAATTCTATTCAAAAAGCACTTGTTCCAGAAAAAAGTACATTTTTAGTTGATGCATTAAGAGTTAAAAGTAAGTTAAATAGAGGTCCTAATATTGTTGCAATAGGCGGAGGCACAGGCTTATCTACCTTATTGAAAGGGTTAAAAAATTACAGTAGTAACATTACAGCAATCGTAACTGTATCTGATGATGGGGGAAGTAGTGGAATTCTAAGAAAGCAATTAGGCGTGCAACCTCCAGGAGATATAAGAAATTGTTTGGCTGCTTTATCTAACGAAGAACCAATTTTAACTAGATTATTTCAATATAGATTTTCAGAGGGAAGTGGACTAGAGGGACATAGTTTTGGAAATCTATTCTTATCAGCCTTAACAACAATTACAGGTAGTTTAGAAAAAGCAGTACAGGCTTCTAGTAGGGTTTTAGCGGTACAAGGTCAAGTTTTACCAGCAACAAGCATTGATGTTATGTTATGGGCTGAATTAGAGGATGGTGAAAAAATTTTTGGAGAAACCAAGATCAGTAAATCTAAAAAATTAATTTCGAGGATTGGTTACCTTCCAGAAAATCCTTCTGCTCTTCCGAGTGCTCTTGAATCTATAAAAGATGCTGATTTAATTGTACTTGGCCCAGGCAGTTTATACACTTCTTTATTGCCAAATTTGTTAGTACCAGAAATAGTAAATGCTTTATTGCAAAGTAATGCTCCCAAAATTTACATATGTAATTTGATGACTCAACCTGGAGAAACCGACGGACTTGATGTTTATCAACATATCAAATCAATAGAAAAACAACTATCAAATTTTGGAGTTAATACACGAATTTTTAACGCAATCTTATCTCAGATTCAATTTGAAAAGTCTCCATTAGTAGACTATTACGAAAGTAGAGGAGCAGAACCTGTCCAATGTAATAAAGAAAAATTACTATCTGAGGGTTATTACGTTTTGCAAGCACCATTATATTCAAAAAAAATAACTCCAACCCTTAGACATGATCCAAGAAGACTTGCAAGAGCAGTTATGTTTATATACCGCAAATTAAAAAAATTAAACTAA
- a CDS encoding photosystem II reaction center protein J, with amino-acid sequence MSKLKGPDGRIPDRLPDGRPAVAWERRWTEGTLPLWLVATAGGIAVIFVLGIFFYGSYNGVGSA; translated from the coding sequence ATGAGTAAACTAAAAGGCCCCGATGGCAGAATTCCAGACAGGTTGCCAGATGGTAGACCAGCTGTAGCCTGGGAAAGAAGGTGGACTGAAGGCACCCTTCCACTATGGCTTGTTGCTACAGCAGGTGGAATTGCAGTAATATTCGTTTTAGGAATATTTTTCTATGGATCTTATAATGGAGTAGGTTCAGCTTAA
- a CDS encoding MlaD family protein — MRRSLRDSIVGFSLLGGILVFTFFSFWLRGVKLSSKNWHLFAEFNNASGLSKKSPVTYRGILVGSIEDILFTNQSIKAKIVLNNPEIILHRPAFARVVTNSFLGGDVQVALETSEKEIPKNIEKPTSDKCDTKLIICQGDIIPGKQLSSLSNITNRISQLLKESNQENLIENIVKSIDQFDKTQENLDELIFLSKQEIQRVEPLIKEITIAADHLNNILSTIDNKETLNDIKLTINAARSISSKIDDMSDDFEKLTKDKEFTKSIRDLTIGLSKFLNEIYP, encoded by the coding sequence ATGCGTAGAAGCTTAAGAGATTCAATAGTTGGATTTTCATTATTAGGAGGTATTTTAGTATTCACATTTTTTTCTTTTTGGCTAAGAGGAGTAAAATTATCTTCAAAAAATTGGCACCTCTTTGCTGAATTCAATAACGCAAGCGGTTTATCAAAAAAATCTCCAGTTACTTACAGAGGAATTTTAGTAGGATCAATAGAAGATATTTTATTTACCAATCAATCAATTAAAGCAAAAATAGTTTTAAATAATCCAGAAATTATTCTTCATAGGCCAGCATTTGCCAGAGTAGTAACTAATTCTTTCCTAGGAGGAGATGTGCAAGTCGCTTTAGAAACTAGTGAAAAAGAAATTCCTAAAAACATTGAAAAACCTACATCAGACAAATGCGACACCAAATTAATTATTTGTCAGGGAGATATTATTCCTGGGAAACAATTATCAAGTCTTTCAAATATAACTAATAGAATAAGTCAACTTCTAAAAGAATCCAATCAAGAAAACTTAATTGAGAACATAGTTAAATCAATTGACCAATTTGATAAAACACAAGAAAATCTTGATGAATTAATTTTCTTATCGAAACAAGAAATACAAAGAGTTGAACCTTTAATAAAAGAAATTACAATTGCTGCTGATCATTTGAATAACATTTTGTCTACTATCGATAACAAAGAAACCCTTAATGATATTAAATTGACAATTAATGCTGCAAGATCTATCTCCAGCAAAATAGATGATATGAGTGATGATTTTGAAAAATTAACGAAAGATAAAGAATTTACTAAATCCATAAGAGATTTAACTATTGGACTTTCAAAATTCCTTAACGAAATTTATCCATAA